CCCGTAGAACACGGCGACCTGGGCGATGATAAACGAGGGGATGAGTGCGGCAATCGACCGCCGCGGTCCCAGCGAGGAGTAGTCCTGAGCGATCGCCTTGATCATCCGCGGCGCGCCGGTCCACGAGCCCAGCAGCAGGCCGAACCCGCCGCCGACGAGCAACGCGACGATCGGCAGGTCGAGCGCGCCCGACAGCGGGATCAGCGGCCCGATCGCCAGGCCGACCTGGCTGCCGCCGGCGGAGAAGGCGACGAGGCCGCCGAGGACGAGCAGGAAGTGGCGCTCGCCGCGCTCGGTCCCGTTGTTGAGGTCGATCGCGATCGCTCCCGCCCAGAACGCGGCGATCGCGAGCGTCGCGGCGACGACGCCGGCGAGTTCGGGCCCGGGGATCCAGTCGCCCGAGGCCTGGGCGATCGACCGCCCGCCGGCACCCGCCGAGCCGAGGATCGCGAACTCGATGTTGGCGACGATCGCGCCGACGAGCGCCGCCAACACGATGATGAGGGACTCCTCGGCGATCACCTCGGCGCGGAGGACACGGGCGACCGCGTAGGCGATTCCGCCCCCGACGAACGGCGTCAGCACCCACAGCGTGGCGATCTCGGTGTACTTCGCCCAGGCGGGATCGCCGCCCATCGCGAGGCCGGTCCCGATGACCGCCCCGGTGACGGTAAACGCCGTCGCGATCGGGTAGCCGGTGAAGATGCCGATCGCCACCAGGCCGGCCGCGATCAGCAGGGCGATCGTGGCGCCGGCCGACGACAGCGTCACGCCGCCGATCAGCTCGTTGCCGACGGCTTCAGAGACGTTCGCGCCCTGGAGGACCGCCCCGGCGAAGCCGAGCAGGCCGACGAGGAAGCCGGCCCGCATCACCGAGATCGCGTTCGCACCGACCGCCGGCGCGAACGGCGTGGAGCCACTCGAACCGGCGCCGATCGCCCAGGCCATAAAGAGGCTCGCGATCGAAGCCACCAGAAACGTCGCGACCGTCGCGATCTCGACCATCTATCAGGCGTTTACCAGCTACCGCTACAAGTGTGTGCCGACCTTCAATCGCCGGGGCAGCGGGCCGTTCCGCGCTTCGGCGTCGTTCTCGATCGGTCCGAACGCGAACCGATCGCTCGCGATCGACGGTTCGGTTCTCGAGAAACCAGTATCTTAACACCTAAATCATTGCTATTCTAGTGCCAGGTATGGAGAATACCGAACGGACGAACGGAACGGGCGCGATCGATCGCCGGCAGTATCTGAAACTGTCCGGCGCTGCGGGAATTGCCGTCACGGGACTCGCCGGCTGTCTCGAGGGCAGCGGCAGCGACTCCCCGGACCCGGACGACGAAGACGTCATCGTCCCGGGGACGGCTCCCGGCTTCCCGCCGTTTGAAATAAAGGAGGGCGGCGATCTCGTCGGATTCGACGTCGACCTACTCGAGGCCGTCGTCGGCGAGACCGAGTACGAACTGGCCGAGTGGGAAGAACAGGAGTTCGACGGGCTCTCGCCCGCCCTCGAGGACGGCAAGATCGACGTCATTGCCGCGGCGATGACCATCACCGAGGAGCGACAGGAGACCTTCGAGTTCACCGACCCGTACCACAGCGCCGACCAGGCGATCCTCGTCCAGACGGGCAGCGACCTCCAGCCCGAATCGCTCGAGGACCTGGAGGGGACGACCGTCGGTGCCCAGAGCGGCACGACCGGTGCGGGGCTCGTCGAGGACGACCTGATCGATCCGGGCCTGGTCGCCGAGGGAGACTACAACTCCTACGACAACTACGTGTTAGCGACGGAGGAACTCGAATCCGGGACGATCGACGCCGTCGTGCTCGACGATCCGGTCGCGGAGACGTTCGCGTCCGACCGCAACGTGGAGGTCGCCTTCATCGAGGAGACCGGTGAGGAGTTCGGCTTCGCCATCCGACCGGACGACGGCGACCTCCTCGAGGCGCTCAACGAGGGCCTGGCCGCGGTCCGCGAGAGCGGCGAGTACGACGAGATCTCCGACGAGTGGTTCAGCGGCTAACCGAGAGACGGTAACAGATGGATCTCACGCTCTGGCTGGGACAGGTTTTGGCGGCGCTCGCGAGACGGCCGGACGGCGCCCTCGCCGTCGCGGAGACGGTCCCGGCACTGGTCGATTCGGTTGCGGCGAGACCGCCGCTTCAGCCCGACGACTGGACGTTCGTCGCCGAGAACGCCGACTACCTGCTCGGGGGAACGGTACTCACAGTCCTCCTTACGGTGACCAGCCTCGTGCTCGGCTTCCTGCTTGGCTTTCCCGCGGGGGCGATCGAGGTGTACGGCGACGGCGCCCTGCGGACGCTCGTTCGTAAGTTCGGCGTGGTGCTTCGCGGGACGCCGATCATCGTCATCATGATCTTCACTTTCTACGTGTTACCCATCGAGATCGTGATCGATGCGGCGGTGCGGGTCTTGACGGCCGTCGACACCGTCCTCGGGCCGACGCCGTTTACCGTCCCGACGAGCGTGCCGGACGCCTTCATGGCGGCGACGATCGCGCTCGGCTTCCGGAGCGCGGCCTACCAGTCCCAGATCTTCCGCGGCGCCGTCGAGAGCATCGACGAGGGCCAGATGGCCGCCGCCAGGTCGATCGGAATGAGTCGCCTCGAGGGAATCCGACACGTGATCGTTCCCCAGGCGCTGCGCCGGAGCGTCCCCGGGTTCCAAAACGAGTTCACGATCGTGCTCAAGGACACCTCGATCGCGTTCGCGATCGGCCTGGCCGAACTGCTCAAGCGCAGCAACGATCTGTTTATCCAACAGACCACCGCGATCCTCGAAATCGTCCTCTTTATGAGCCTGATCTACTTCGTACTGACGTTCGTCGTCAATCGGGCACTCGACTACGGACGCAACTACTTCGCAATTCCAGGTGAATCGTCGTGACAGACCCTCGGACGGACGACGCTAACGGACGTACAGTAGACGAACGACGCGGCGACGGTGACGGTGATCGGACCGCCCCGTCTGCGAGCGCGACGTCGGCGGAGCCGTTGTTGCGAATCGAGGACCTCCACAAGTCCTACGGGGCCGAGGAGGTCCTGCAGGGCGTTTCCCTCGAGATCGACCGCGGCGACGTCGAGGTGCTCGTCGGACCGAGCGGGAGCGGCAAGTCGACGCTGCTGCGGTGTCTCAACCGCTTGACCGAGATCGACAGCGGGCGTCTCTACCTCGGCGTCACCGAGGTGACGGCCCCGGACGCCGATCCGAACGAGATCCGCCAGCAGATCGGGATGGTCTTCCAGGACATCAACCTCTTTACCCACCTCACGGCCCGCGAGAACGTCACGCTCGGGCTCCGGAAAGTCCGGGGAATGGACGAAGCGAAAGCCCGCGAGCGGGCCGACGCCGAACTGGACCGCGTCGGCCTGGCCGACCAGGCGGACTCGTACCCGGCACAGCTCTCGGGCGGCCAGAAACAGCGCGTCGGGATCGCCCGCGCGCTGGCGATGGATCCCGAGGTGATGCTGTTCGACGAGCCGACCAGCGCCTTAGACCCCGAACTGAGCAACGAGGTGCTCGCGGTGATGGACGAACTCGTCGCCGAGGGGATGACGATGGTCGTTGTCACCCACGAGATGCGTTTCGCACGCGGCGCCGCCACCGGTATCACGTTCCTCGACGATGGACAGATCGTCGAGCGGGGGCCGCCCGAACGGCTGTTCGAGAACCCCGATCACGAGCGGACTGCCCGGTTCTTCGAGAGCATTCGCCACGACCATGACTGAGGGGACGGACGCCGCGACGGTAGGCGAGCGGGAGCCGGAGACCGGGACCGAGCCGCGACCGACCGGCAGCGGCCGCGATCGGTTCCGCGGCTCGGTCGACCGCGCTGGACGACTGCTCGCGGTGCTCGCCGGCATCGTCTTCTGGGGCTGGCTGCTGACCCGCTGGCTCTACGCCTGGACGCTCGCGCGCTGGGGCATCGGCCCGGGCGCCGGCGAGAGTTTCTTCTCCCCGGCCCCGTTCGAGGCGCTGGCCGAAACGCTGGCGTCCGCAGCGACATCGCTCGGCCCGCTCGGGATTCCGATTGACTGGCTCGCGACTATGGCCGACGCGGCGGCGCTCGGTATCGAGATCGCCCCGGCGCTGGCGACCGGCGCCTGGTACACGGTTCTCCTGACGGCGGTCAGCATCGCGCTCGGGTTCTGCATCGCGGTCCCCGTGGCGATCCTGCGCGTCTACGGCGGCCCGATCCGGTGGGTCGCGCTCGCGTACACCGAACTGATCCGGGGAACGCCGCTGCTCGCACAGCTGTTCGTCCTCTACTACGGACTGCCGCTGTCGGTTTGGCTCAACGAGGTCGACGTCATCGGACGCGGGTTCGTCCCCGGGTACGCCTTCTGGATCGCCATCCTCGGGTTCACGATCAACGGCTCGGCGTACCAGGCCGAGTACATCCGCGGCGCCTTAGAGAGCGTCGACGAGGGACAGTTGACGGCCGCGCGCGCCATCGGCCTCTCGAAGGTCGAGGGCATTCGCCACGTCGTCCTGCCCCAGACGCTGCGGTACGCGATTCCGGCCTGGACGAACGAACTCGTCTACCTGATCAAGTACTCCTCGCTGGCCGGATTCATCACGGTGCCCGAGTTGTACTATCGCGGCAGTCGCATCGCCTCCTCGTCGCTGGAGTACACGTTGATCTTCGGGCTGCTCGCGATCGTCTACCTCGGCCTGGTCCTGACGGCGACGAACGTCATGGGCCGCGTGGAACGCCGCGTCGCGGTCCCGGGACTCGGCGGCGCGGAGGGGCGCCAGCAGGGACCGAACGAGTGACGGCCGCGCTCGCAGTCAGTTCCGCGTCGACCGCGAGTTGTGCTCGTTTTCGGGCTCCGGCGGCGGCTCCACGCCTTCGATGGCCTCGGCGGCGTCGGTATCCTTCTCGACCTCGACGTGCCAGCGGTCGATCTCGTCCTCGAACTCGGCGAGCCGGTCGGAGACGACGTCCTTGAGCTCGTCGTCGTTGACGTTGACCTCGAAGACGAACTGTTCGCCGTTGTCCGACCCACGTGCAGCCTGCTGGACGTTGGCGCTGACGAGTTCGTTGTCGAAGTAGTAGGGCGCGAGCTGGGTCATCACGCTCTGGTAGACCGTGTCCTCGACTCGCCGCAGGGCCTTCCGCCCCGCGGAGTCGGCCGCGCGCGCGACGTAATCGATCGACTCTCGCCAGTTATCGACCGCGGCCTCGGCGTCGTCCTCCTCGAGTTGCTCGTACGACTCCGAGAGTTTCTCGCCGGCGGTCTTGATGTCCTCGTCCGGCTCCTTGCCGGCCTGCTCGCCCTTGCCCTCTTCGACGCTCGCCTGGTCGGCGGTCTTTTCGCTGACGTCGGCGTCTAAGGTCTCGTGGGCCTTCGGGCGCCACTCGTCCCACTCCTCGAAGGCGCGGGCCAAGTGCGCGTCGTCGGCCTGGTCGGGATCGTGGACGCCGGCGTCCCGAAGCGCGCGGGTAATGCGCTCGCCGTGTTCGACGATGTCGCCCCAGTCACCGCGGATCTTGAACCCCGAGATGCTCTCTTCCATTCGGCTGGCCGGGTGATAGCGCGCGGAAAGGTATAAACTTCTCTGCCGTCGGCTGCGCGGCCCGGCGAGTGCGGTCGATCAACGGCGACGGCGGTGACAGTGGCGACGCCGGTCGTGGCGCGGCGCTCGCGTCGAGGCGGTCGCCAGGCGGGTGCTGATGGCGGACCGCGACTGCGAGTCGGTTAGTACTGGCCGCCCATCTGTTGCCCGCCCATTTGGCCGCCGGGCTGTTCCATTTGCTGGCCGCTCATCTGGCCGGTCTGTCGGCCGCTCATCGCCTGACTTTCCATCTGTTGTCCCCCGGACGGTCCCTGCGTTCCCATCGCCTGGCCGCCGCCGACCATTCCGAGCACCGTCGTACAGGAGTCGATCGTGCGATTGATCGCCGAGATCGTTTCGGCGACGTGGGGGTGTTGCTGGTACTGCTGGAGTTCGGGGAGACTTTCTTCGGCGATTCGGATGAACGTGTCCGCGATCTCCGGGCCGAACATCGAGTCGCGCGCGATCAATTTCTCGTTGAACTCGGCCAGTTCGGCGATGTCGCGGCACATCGCCGCACACGTCGCGAGCTGTGGCCCCTCCGACGCGCACATCTTCGCACACCAGTCGGCGATGTGCGACAGTTCGGTGAAGTCCTCGAGCGCGATCCGCAGTTCGTTGGTGAGGTGGTTCTCGAACGTCATCCGACCCTGGGGCTGCGTCTGGGTGCCCATTTGCTGCCCGCTCATTCCCTGGCCCTGTGGCTCCATCATCTGGCCACCCATCTGCTGTCCACCGCTCATTGGTTGCTGACCGCCGGTCATCCCCTGCGCACCCATCTGCTGGCCGCCCGTCCCCTGTGTCGACTGCGGCGGCTGCCCGTACTGGTCGTCCATCTGACTCTGTCGGGGCTGTTGCTGGTACTGGTGACTCATTGTGGATCAACGCCCGCGAGGGCGTCCGGAGGTACGCCGATCTCGCGATTAAAGCGCGCTCACCGTTACGACCGTTTTCGCGCGCCAAACGTCGTTTTCCGATCGTCGTATCGCCGCTCGAATTTCGCTCGTAGCGCCGCTCATCGGGCAGTAAGTTCTGATTAGGAATTCCAAGTCCGTATTTCGCGGTCCGTTCCCGGCGTGTGATCGCCAGCCAGTGGCGTACCCGCGGTTGATCGATACTGTGAACTACCCGGCGAGTGGCTGTAGGGATATGCCGATCGAAGACCGGGACAACGCCTATCTCATCACGCACGCACTGGCGAAGGACACGCTCTCGCGCCTGCGCGACGTCGAGACCGAGCAGGTCAGCTTCCGAAAGGGCCTGGTGAAACTCGGTCGGATCTGCGGCTACGAGATCATCGACGGTCGGATGGAGACGGAGTACGTCGAGATCGAGACGCCCCTCGAACAGACGATGGGCGAGCGCGTTCGCGGACTCGACGACGTCGTGATCATCAACGTCCTGCGCGCGGCGACGCCGTTCGTCGAGGGACTGTTGAAGGCGTTCCCCCGAGCGCGACAGGGCGTCATCAGCGCGAGCCGCGACGAGGAGGCCGGCCGCGCCGAGGACGGCTCGTTCCCCATCTCGGTCGACTACGTGAAGCTGCCCGAGATCCACGAGGAGGACACGGTCATCATCGCCGACCCGATGCTCGCGACGGGGAGTACGATGTGTACCGTCCTCGATCACGTGATCGAGAACTCGCCGGAGCCGGAGAACCTGATCGTCCTCTCGGCGGTCTCGGCCCCGGAGGGACTGCTCCGCGTCGGCGACGAGTTCTCGGAGGCCGACCTGCTGACGGTCTCGATCGACGACCGTCTCGACGATGACGGCTTCATCGTGCCCGGACTGGGCGACGCCGGCGACCGGGCGTTCCGGACGACGTAATCGACGGGCTCACCACACGGGTGCCGACGGCTTTTTGCGGCCTGCCCCGAATCGACCCGCTATGGCATACAGTGTCATCGACCCGGACGACTGCGACCGCGTCGACGGGCGGCCGTGTGACCTCCGCCGGCTGAGCGACGCCGCCGGGCTGGACGAGATCGCGATCAACCGCTTCGACGCCGATCCCGGCGAACAACTTCCCCTGGCCTACCACTATCACGAGACGCAGGAAGAGGCGTTCGTGGTCCTTTCGGGGACGCTGCACGTCGAGACGCCCGAAGAGGAATTCACGGTCCCGGCGGGGTCGATGTTCGCGGTCGAACCCGAAGCGCCCCACCGGGCGTACAACCCCGAGGCCGCCGACGACTCGGTCTCGGTCGTCGCGATCGGCGCGCCGCCGGTCGACGACGCCGTGCCGTACGAGCCCGACGGGTGACCGATCCGGGCGTAGTTCGTCCTACTGGTTCGCTCCGCAGGTGTCGATCCCCAACAGCGCGTTGACCGGACACCGCTGGATCACCGCCGTCGCGAGGATATCGCTGCCGGCGACGAACGCGAGGGTGCCGAGCGTTCGGTCCCGATTCCGGTAGCCGAGCAGAAGGAGCGTCGCTGCGAGGACGAACCGACCGATCCGATCGATGCCGCCCACGTTTTTCTCCATACGATATCTCACGAGCGTGTAGTAGGTATAAGTACCCTCCTCTCATTTCCGGTCGAATCTCGGAGGCATCACTAACTTTCCCCCAATATTTGCGATTAGACATCTGTATAAATGAACGAACATTTCGTAATATTGGTCTACTATATCATTATGATCGACTATAACCGGACTACGATTGAAAATTAAAAATGTATATATAGCTCCCGTCATTACGCCACCAGTATGTCACACGATTTCAACAGGCGGCATTTCGTGACGGCGGCCGGCGCCGTCGGGTTCGCCGGCCTGGCCGGCTGTCTCGGCGGTGAAGGGGCTGGAAACACGCTCTCGTGGTACGCCGGCGGTACCGGCGGCACGTACTATCCGCTCTCGAACAATTTCAAGTCGATCGTCGACGATAACACGGATTACTCGCTGCAGGTCGAATCGACCGGGGCGAGCCTCGAGAACGTCGGCAGTCTCAACCGCGAGGAAGCCGAGTTCGCGCTGATCCAAAACGACATCGCGTACTTCGCGGTCAACGGGACGGGCCACAAGGACCTCGAGGGGAACGCGATGGAGAACATCCGCGGCGTCGCGACGCTGTACCCCGAGACGATCCACGTCGTCACGCAGGCCGATTCGGGCATCGAGACCATCGAGGACCTCGACGGCGCGACGGTCAACACCGGCGACCAGGGTAGCGGAACGCAGGTCAACGCGCTCCAGATCCTCGAGACCGCCGGCATCGAGGAGGGCGACTTCACCGAACAGAACACCGACTTCGACACGGCGACCGACCAGCTCCGCGACGGCGACGTCGACGCCGCGTTCGTCGTCGGCGGCTGGCCGGTCGGCGCCGTCGAGAACCTCGCGAACAGCGCGGGCGTTTCGCTCGTCGAGATCGGCGGCGACCTCCGCGAGAGCATCATGAGCGAGGCCGAGTGGTTCGCCGAGGACACGGTTCCGGCCGGCACCTACGACGGTATCGACGAGGACGTCGAGACGGTGTCCGTGCAGGCGATGATCGCGACGCACTCGGGCGTCGACGAGGAGATCGTCGAAGCGGTGACCACGGCGATCTTCGACCACACCGGCGAGATCACGACCAAGGCGGACTTCATCGACGTCGAGACGGCGCAGGAGGGTATGCCGATCGACCTCCACCCGGGCGCCGAAGCATACTTCGGGTAAGCACAGCGCCAGCAGACCCCGATACGAATTTACTGCTCGTGAATCGATTGACATATCGCCGCGTGGCCGTGGCCGTTGCCGTCCTCGTACTGGCGGGAGCGACGGTGGCCGTCACCGCGACCGCGTCGACGGACAGAACGCTGGTCGTTACCGATGACGACACCGGCGAGCGACTGCTCTCGGTCTCGGTCGACGACGGCGACGAGGTAACGCTTTCGTACATGCACAGCGTCGAGCGGACGCCCGTCGAAGACGTCTACGTCGTCGACGGAACGCGGCTCCGGATGGTTCGGATGGTCTTTCACTCCTACGGGGCCGGCCTCCCCGCGACCGCCCCGGTCGAGCGGACCGACGAGGGGTTCGTGTACGAATACGAGGAGTCCTACGAGGAACTCGGCGTCGTCCCCGGATCGATCGCCGACCATGACCTCATCGTCGACGGAGAGCGCTATGATCTGGCCGCGCTCGCCGACGGCCCGGTCGTCCTTTCGATAACCGAACCCGGCCTCGTGGACGAACTCTTGCAGTCCGACGACCGATCGGCGGTGATAA
This window of the Natrinema salifodinae genome carries:
- a CDS encoding inorganic phosphate transporter, producing MVEIATVATFLVASIASLFMAWAIGAGSSGSTPFAPAVGANAISVMRAGFLVGLLGFAGAVLQGANVSEAVGNELIGGVTLSSAGATIALLIAAGLVAIGIFTGYPIATAFTVTGAVIGTGLAMGGDPAWAKYTEIATLWVLTPFVGGGIAYAVARVLRAEVIAEESLIIVLAALVGAIVANIEFAILGSAGAGGRSIAQASGDWIPGPELAGVVAATLAIAAFWAGAIAIDLNNGTERGERHFLLVLGGLVAFSAGGSQVGLAIGPLIPLSGALDLPIVALLVGGGFGLLLGSWTGAPRMIKAIAQDYSSLGPRRSIAALIPSFIIAQVAVFYGIPVSFNEIIVSAIIGSGYAAAGAGGGVSARKMGFTVLAWAGSLAGAIVVSYAGYVAVSAILL
- a CDS encoding transporter substrate-binding domain-containing protein — protein: MENTERTNGTGAIDRRQYLKLSGAAGIAVTGLAGCLEGSGSDSPDPDDEDVIVPGTAPGFPPFEIKEGGDLVGFDVDLLEAVVGETEYELAEWEEQEFDGLSPALEDGKIDVIAAAMTITEERQETFEFTDPYHSADQAILVQTGSDLQPESLEDLEGTTVGAQSGTTGAGLVEDDLIDPGLVAEGDYNSYDNYVLATEELESGTIDAVVLDDPVAETFASDRNVEVAFIEETGEEFGFAIRPDDGDLLEALNEGLAAVRESGEYDEISDEWFSG
- a CDS encoding amino acid ABC transporter permease; translated protein: MDLTLWLGQVLAALARRPDGALAVAETVPALVDSVAARPPLQPDDWTFVAENADYLLGGTVLTVLLTVTSLVLGFLLGFPAGAIEVYGDGALRTLVRKFGVVLRGTPIIVIMIFTFYVLPIEIVIDAAVRVLTAVDTVLGPTPFTVPTSVPDAFMAATIALGFRSAAYQSQIFRGAVESIDEGQMAAARSIGMSRLEGIRHVIVPQALRRSVPGFQNEFTIVLKDTSIAFAIGLAELLKRSNDLFIQQTTAILEIVLFMSLIYFVLTFVVNRALDYGRNYFAIPGESS
- a CDS encoding amino acid ABC transporter ATP-binding protein produces the protein MLRIEDLHKSYGAEEVLQGVSLEIDRGDVEVLVGPSGSGKSTLLRCLNRLTEIDSGRLYLGVTEVTAPDADPNEIRQQIGMVFQDINLFTHLTARENVTLGLRKVRGMDEAKARERADAELDRVGLADQADSYPAQLSGGQKQRVGIARALAMDPEVMLFDEPTSALDPELSNEVLAVMDELVAEGMTMVVVTHEMRFARGAATGITFLDDGQIVERGPPERLFENPDHERTARFFESIRHDHD
- a CDS encoding amino acid ABC transporter permease, whose product is MTEGTDAATVGEREPETGTEPRPTGSGRDRFRGSVDRAGRLLAVLAGIVFWGWLLTRWLYAWTLARWGIGPGAGESFFSPAPFEALAETLASAATSLGPLGIPIDWLATMADAAALGIEIAPALATGAWYTVLLTAVSIALGFCIAVPVAILRVYGGPIRWVALAYTELIRGTPLLAQLFVLYYGLPLSVWLNEVDVIGRGFVPGYAFWIAILGFTINGSAYQAEYIRGALESVDEGQLTAARAIGLSKVEGIRHVVLPQTLRYAIPAWTNELVYLIKYSSLAGFITVPELYYRGSRIASSSLEYTLIFGLLAIVYLGLVLTATNVMGRVERRVAVPGLGGAEGRQQGPNE
- a CDS encoding DUF5828 family protein encodes the protein MEESISGFKIRGDWGDIVEHGERITRALRDAGVHDPDQADDAHLARAFEEWDEWRPKAHETLDADVSEKTADQASVEEGKGEQAGKEPDEDIKTAGEKLSESYEQLEEDDAEAAVDNWRESIDYVARAADSAGRKALRRVEDTVYQSVMTQLAPYYFDNELVSANVQQAARGSDNGEQFVFEVNVNDDELKDVVSDRLAEFEDEIDRWHVEVEKDTDAAEAIEGVEPPPEPENEHNSRSTRN
- the upp gene encoding uracil phosphoribosyltransferase; translation: MPIEDRDNAYLITHALAKDTLSRLRDVETEQVSFRKGLVKLGRICGYEIIDGRMETEYVEIETPLEQTMGERVRGLDDVVIINVLRAATPFVEGLLKAFPRARQGVISASRDEEAGRAEDGSFPISVDYVKLPEIHEEDTVIIADPMLATGSTMCTVLDHVIENSPEPENLIVLSAVSAPEGLLRVGDEFSEADLLTVSIDDRLDDDGFIVPGLGDAGDRAFRTT
- a CDS encoding cupin domain-containing protein, with product MAYSVIDPDDCDRVDGRPCDLRRLSDAAGLDEIAINRFDADPGEQLPLAYHYHETQEEAFVVLSGTLHVETPEEEFTVPAGSMFAVEPEAPHRAYNPEAADDSVSVVAIGAPPVDDAVPYEPDG
- a CDS encoding YgaP family membrane protein — protein: MEKNVGGIDRIGRFVLAATLLLLGYRNRDRTLGTLAFVAGSDILATAVIQRCPVNALLGIDTCGANQ
- a CDS encoding TAXI family TRAP transporter solute-binding subunit, producing MSHDFNRRHFVTAAGAVGFAGLAGCLGGEGAGNTLSWYAGGTGGTYYPLSNNFKSIVDDNTDYSLQVESTGASLENVGSLNREEAEFALIQNDIAYFAVNGTGHKDLEGNAMENIRGVATLYPETIHVVTQADSGIETIEDLDGATVNTGDQGSGTQVNALQILETAGIEEGDFTEQNTDFDTATDQLRDGDVDAAFVVGGWPVGAVENLANSAGVSLVEIGGDLRESIMSEAEWFAEDTVPAGTYDGIDEDVETVSVQAMIATHSGVDEEIVEAVTTAIFDHTGEITTKADFIDVETAQEGMPIDLHPGAEAYFG
- a CDS encoding DUF1850 domain-containing protein, whose translation is MAVAVAVLVLAGATVAVTATASTDRTLVVTDDDTGERLLSVSVDDGDEVTLSYMHSVERTPVEDVYVVDGTRLRMVRMVFHSYGAGLPATAPVERTDEGFVYEYEESYEELGVVPGSIADHDLIVDGERYDLAALADGPVVLSITEPGLVDELLQSDDRSAVITG